In one Archangium lipolyticum genomic region, the following are encoded:
- a CDS encoding prolyl oligopeptidase family serine peptidase, producing MNYPATRAESVVDTLHGVAVADPYRWLEDEKSPEVQAWMKAQDAFTREHLSRFPGREALRRRFTELFYVESVSAPAVRGDRYFYVRTHKDKEKAVLYWREGEKGEERVLLDPNTWSPDGTVSLGLWAPSWDGRKLAFTRKPNAADEAILHVLDVDTGKWSEVDVIEGAKYASPSWTPDNQAFYYEWLPTDPSIPVAERPGYTELRLHRLGTDPRTDAVVHERTGDPKTFLGGGVSRDGKYLFVYITRGWSENDVWWKRVGEKDFRLLVKGQEAKYSVDVWEDTFYILTDEGAPLERVFKVSPERPERSAWKEIVPEDPSAALQGVSIVGGHLALAYLKDATTRVKLVTLEGQPVRDVELPGVGAASNLYGLEDRDEAWFVFSSFTTPPQVYKTSVSTGRVETWARVDLPILPERYTVEQAFYRSKDGTRVPLFLVHRKDLKKNGDNPVLLSGYGGFNVSMLPSFRSSIYPWLDAGGVYAVANLRGGGEYGKAWHEAGRLHLKQNVFDDFHAAAEFLVREGYTRPGRLAISGGSNGGLLVGAVMTQRPELYGAVVCSVPLLDMVRYHLFGSGKTWIPEYGSAEDPEDFRVLHAYSPYHHVRPGVRYPALLMMAADHDDRVDPLHARKFTAAVQGAGHDAPALMRVEANAGHGGADQVAKAIESSVDLYSFLFQVLGVQADGIASAASANRGR from the coding sequence ATGAACTACCCGGCGACGCGGGCCGAGTCGGTGGTGGACACCCTGCACGGGGTGGCGGTAGCGGACCCGTACCGTTGGCTCGAGGACGAGAAGTCCCCCGAGGTGCAGGCGTGGATGAAGGCCCAGGATGCCTTCACCCGTGAGCACCTCTCCCGGTTCCCGGGCCGCGAGGCCCTGAGACGGCGCTTCACCGAGCTCTTCTACGTGGAGTCCGTATCCGCTCCCGCGGTGCGAGGTGACCGCTACTTCTACGTCCGCACACACAAGGACAAGGAGAAGGCGGTCCTCTACTGGCGCGAGGGAGAGAAGGGAGAAGAGCGCGTCCTGCTCGACCCCAACACCTGGAGCCCGGACGGCACGGTGTCCCTGGGACTGTGGGCCCCGTCGTGGGATGGTCGGAAGCTGGCCTTCACGCGGAAGCCCAACGCGGCGGACGAGGCCATCCTCCACGTGCTGGACGTGGACACGGGGAAGTGGAGCGAGGTGGACGTCATCGAGGGGGCCAAGTACGCCTCCCCGAGTTGGACGCCGGACAACCAGGCTTTCTATTACGAGTGGTTGCCCACGGATCCGTCCATCCCCGTGGCCGAGCGGCCCGGCTACACCGAGCTGCGGCTGCACCGGCTGGGTACGGACCCGAGGACGGACGCCGTGGTGCACGAGCGCACCGGGGACCCGAAGACGTTCCTCGGCGGAGGCGTCAGCCGGGACGGCAAGTACCTCTTCGTCTACATCACCCGTGGCTGGAGCGAGAACGACGTCTGGTGGAAGCGGGTGGGGGAGAAGGACTTCCGCCTGCTGGTGAAGGGGCAGGAGGCGAAGTACTCCGTCGACGTCTGGGAGGACACCTTCTACATCCTCACCGATGAGGGAGCGCCCCTGGAGCGCGTCTTCAAGGTGTCCCCCGAGCGGCCCGAGCGCTCGGCCTGGAAGGAGATCGTCCCCGAGGATCCCTCGGCCGCGCTGCAGGGCGTGAGCATCGTGGGCGGCCATCTGGCGCTGGCGTACCTGAAGGACGCCACCACCCGGGTGAAGCTGGTGACGCTGGAAGGCCAGCCGGTGCGCGATGTGGAGCTGCCGGGCGTGGGAGCGGCGAGCAACCTCTACGGGCTGGAGGACCGCGACGAGGCCTGGTTCGTCTTCAGCTCCTTCACGACCCCGCCGCAGGTCTACAAGACGTCCGTGTCCACCGGGCGCGTGGAGACGTGGGCCCGGGTGGACCTGCCCATCCTCCCGGAGCGCTACACCGTCGAGCAGGCCTTCTACCGCTCCAAGGACGGCACGCGGGTGCCCCTCTTCCTGGTGCACCGCAAGGACCTGAAGAAGAACGGCGACAACCCGGTGCTGCTGTCGGGCTACGGCGGCTTCAATGTGAGCATGCTGCCGTCGTTCCGCTCGAGCATCTACCCCTGGCTGGACGCCGGAGGCGTGTACGCGGTGGCCAACCTGCGCGGCGGTGGCGAGTACGGAAAGGCCTGGCACGAAGCCGGCCGCCTGCACCTCAAGCAGAACGTCTTCGACGACTTCCACGCGGCCGCCGAGTTCCTCGTGCGCGAGGGCTATACCCGGCCCGGCAGGCTGGCCATCTCCGGAGGCAGCAACGGCGGCCTGCTGGTAGGGGCCGTGATGACCCAGCGTCCGGAGCTGTACGGCGCGGTCGTGTGCTCGGTGCCTCTGCTCGACATGGTGCGTTACCACCTGTTCGGCAGCGGGAAGACCTGGATTCCGGAGTATGGCTCGGCGGAGGACCCGGAGGACTTCCGGGTGCTCCACGCCTACTCGCCCTACCATCACGTGCGGCCGGGCGTGCGCTACCCGGCCCTGCTGATGATGGCCGCGGACCACGACGACCGGGTGGACCCCCTGCACGCCCGCAAATTCACGGCCGCCGTGCAGGGCGCGGGTCATGACGCACCCGCTCTGATGCGCGTGGAGGCCAACGCGGGCCACGGCGGAGCGGATCAGGTGGCCAAGGCCATCGAGTCCAGCGTGGACCTCTACAGCTTCTTGTTCCAGGTGCTTGGCGTCCAGGCGGACGGAATTGCATCCGCTGCGAGCGCAAATCGGGGCCGCTAA